The window GTATCCGCATGGATGCGGATTGGTGAGCTTCGTGCGCAAGATATTGCCTGTCAACCATATAACCATGACCGGTTCCGTGAGGTTTTAGGGGAAGTCCGAGATTTAACTGTAAGAAGTGCAAGAGACTTTCAGCCGAGAATAATCCAATGGTGCGCAGAGGCCGGCGTAGCTGTCGTTTTTGTAAAAGAGCTCCCGAGAATACGCCTAAATGGTATTACTCGCTGGCTAAACCCCAACAAGGCGTTAATCCAGCTCTGCCTACGTCACAAAAGCAACGCCCAGTTATGGTTTACTTTCTTCCACGAGGCCGGGCATATCCTTAAGCATGGGAAAAGAGACCTTTTTTTGGAGAACGATGAATACCAAGATAGTCAAAAAGAAAAGGAGGCAGATAAATTTGCCTCCGATTTTTTAATTCCACCTCGTGAATGGGACTCTTTTTTATCCGAACACATCGATTGCTCTTACTCTAGGGATGATATTAAAACGTTCGCAGCAAGGGTCGGCATTGCACCGGGGATCGTTGTCGGTAGGCTTCAGCACGAGAGGCTTATTCGTTATTCTCATTGCAATGACTTGAAGGTTAAGCTGGTCTGGAGTTCCAACTAATAATCAAGGCCCTTCCGAGCTTCCGCGGGTTTTATCGGGTTCGGCGGGTTGGGGCAGGCCGGGTTCATAG of the Candidatus Alcyoniella australis genome contains:
- a CDS encoding HigA family addiction module antitoxin; this translates as MATERQKKAKPDYAIPPGETLSETLHALGMTQKEFAIRTGLSEKHIVSILQGNAPITPETALKFETVLGVHASFWNNLERNYRDTLARLEKEKRLQQDIAWLDNIPVATIVKHGWIKKNKEKSMKLQEVLSFYGVSSPKEWDKLWANVRFAARQSKAFETDPGAVSAWMRIGELRAQDIACQPYNHDRFREVLGEVRDLTVRSARDFQPRIIQWCAEAGVAVVFVKELPRIRLNGITRWLNPNKALIQLCLRHKSNAQLWFTFFHEAGHILKHGKRDLFLENDEYQDSQKEKEADKFASDFLIPPREWDSFLSEHIDCSYSRDDIKTFAARVGIAPGIVVGRLQHERLIRYSHCNDLKVKLVWSSN